From a single Prosthecobacter algae genomic region:
- the rpsP gene encoding 30S ribosomal protein S16 has protein sequence MAVAIRLRQEGSKGRLFYRVVAADQRFKRDGRFLEILGTYDPQKKESNINIDLDKVNSWISKGAQPTETVRSLIKKVAKVAAAK, from the coding sequence ATGGCAGTAGCAATCCGTCTCCGTCAAGAAGGCTCCAAAGGCCGTCTGTTCTATCGTGTCGTCGCCGCTGACCAGCGTTTCAAGCGCGATGGCCGCTTCCTCGAAATCCTGGGCACCTACGATCCCCAGAAAAAAGAAAGCAACATCAACATCGACCTCGACAAGGTGAACTCCTGGATCTCCAAGGGTGCCCAGCCGACTGAGACCGTTCGCAGCCTCATCAAAAAGGTCGCAAAGGTCGCTGCCGCCAAGTAA
- the rsgA gene encoding ribosome small subunit-dependent GTPase A, with amino-acid sequence MTLQDIGWNAAFEEAFAPYLKQGWVPARLTRDNKITYGALVGDGDEFEAVMCGKVYHDAETDADLPAVGDWVALEVGHEDQEHVIRARLPRQTCFSRKMAGKSTEEQVIAANVDVVVVVTDAGTDFSLRRMERYFTIIARSGAKAVVLVNKSDLYEKEDNEDAAAQIRALNPEADVHITCATKKRSLSVLRQYLKKGQTVTLIGSSGVGKSSVLNQLLGDEYQWTDDVNELTGKGRHTTTARELIILPKGGILIDNPGIKEIQMWTNEITLREGFADIEQLALQCKFGDCKHSKDAGCAIRAALEAGKLDPGRYEGFLKLDDEIEKLRRSRKKRQMTVERRSKRELRAQVRQYEKRRDPDHELEPRERRQGGK; translated from the coding sequence ATGACGTTGCAAGACATCGGCTGGAATGCCGCCTTCGAAGAAGCCTTTGCTCCCTACCTCAAACAGGGCTGGGTGCCCGCGCGCCTGACCCGCGACAACAAGATCACCTATGGGGCCCTCGTCGGCGATGGAGACGAGTTCGAGGCCGTCATGTGCGGCAAAGTTTACCATGATGCCGAAACCGATGCGGACCTCCCTGCCGTGGGCGACTGGGTGGCGCTGGAGGTGGGCCATGAGGACCAGGAGCACGTCATCCGTGCCCGCCTGCCGCGCCAGACCTGCTTCTCTCGCAAGATGGCCGGCAAAAGCACCGAAGAGCAGGTCATCGCCGCCAATGTGGATGTCGTCGTCGTCGTCACGGATGCAGGCACCGATTTCAGCCTGCGGCGCATGGAACGCTACTTCACCATCATCGCGCGCAGCGGGGCCAAGGCCGTCGTCCTCGTCAACAAGTCCGACCTCTACGAAAAGGAAGACAACGAAGACGCGGCGGCACAAATCCGCGCCCTCAATCCCGAGGCCGATGTCCACATCACCTGCGCCACCAAAAAACGCAGCCTGTCCGTCCTGCGCCAGTACTTGAAAAAAGGCCAGACCGTGACTCTCATCGGCTCCAGCGGCGTGGGCAAATCCTCCGTGCTCAATCAGCTTCTCGGGGACGAATACCAGTGGACCGATGATGTCAACGAACTCACCGGCAAAGGCCGCCATACCACCACGGCGCGGGAGCTCATCATCCTGCCGAAAGGCGGCATCCTCATCGACAATCCAGGGATCAAAGAGATCCAGATGTGGACCAATGAAATCACCCTGCGGGAAGGTTTTGCCGATATCGAGCAGCTCGCCCTCCAGTGCAAGTTTGGCGACTGCAAGCACAGCAAGGACGCCGGATGCGCCATTCGTGCCGCCTTGGAGGCCGGCAAGCTGGATCCCGGCCGCTACGAAGGCTTCCTCAAACTGGACGATGAGATCGAAAAACTGCGCCGCAGCCGCAAAAAACGCCAGATGACCGTCGAGCGTCGCTCCAAGCGCGAACTCCGCGCCCAGGTCCGCCAGTACGAAAAGCGCCGCGACCCCGATCACGAACTAGAGCCTCGAGAACGCCGCCAGGGTGGAAAATAG
- a CDS encoding KH domain-containing protein, whose product MDAPEALREFLTYVVANLIDHPQQASIAIGHNANGVLAFRVQLAPEDVKHVLGKNGMTASSIRSLLTTAAEKHGIRVSLKIGAARDLEGEETPEQEQQREAASADC is encoded by the coding sequence ATGGACGCCCCCGAAGCTCTTCGCGAATTCCTGACTTATGTGGTGGCCAATCTGATTGACCACCCACAGCAAGCTTCCATCGCCATTGGCCACAATGCCAATGGCGTTTTGGCGTTCAGAGTCCAGCTCGCCCCGGAAGACGTCAAGCACGTCCTCGGCAAAAACGGCATGACGGCCAGCTCCATCCGCTCCTTGCTTACAACGGCGGCTGAGAAGCATGGCATCCGCGTCAGCCTCAAGATCGGGGCCGCCAGAGACCTGGAAGGTGAAGAAACGCCCGAGCAGGAACAGCAGCGCGAAGCCGCCTCCGCTGACTGTTGA
- a CDS encoding Rrf2 family transcriptional regulator yields the protein MKLSRKAEYAMRALLAMARSPETSTFSIQDIAASERIPLKFLEQILLVLKNGGLLRSKRGVGGGYQFQKAPLRISLGEIVQLIDGPFEPIHCATMTDQPGAACECGIPGGCGLGQVFGSLRDDVNEWLQKTTLADVLERDRLRQPLSFEI from the coding sequence ATGAAGCTCTCCCGTAAAGCCGAGTATGCCATGCGTGCCTTGCTGGCGATGGCTCGCTCGCCTGAGACATCCACCTTTTCCATTCAAGACATCGCCGCGAGTGAGCGTATCCCGCTGAAGTTCCTGGAGCAGATTTTGCTGGTCCTGAAAAATGGAGGCCTGCTGCGCAGCAAGCGTGGCGTGGGCGGCGGTTACCAGTTTCAAAAAGCACCGCTGCGGATCAGCCTGGGGGAAATTGTGCAGCTCATTGACGGGCCGTTTGAGCCCATCCACTGCGCCACGATGACGGATCAGCCAGGGGCAGCCTGTGAATGTGGCATTCCTGGGGGATGCGGGCTGGGGCAGGTATTCGGTAGCCTGCGGGATGACGTCAATGAGTGGCTGCAGAAGACGACATTGGCGGATGTGCTGGAGCGCGACCGGCTGCGCCAGCCGCTGTCATTTGAGATCTGA
- a CDS encoding VWA domain-containing protein: MTFASPDLLYYLLGLPVLVALRLWSGWRAGRIVEKMTAPRLRPQLLVGVSAARAGIIFTLQLLALACFIFAIAQPRWGEDKVTQIESGRNIIIALDTSRSMLANDVTPDRITRAKLAAQDVLNSLKTDRVGLIAFSGNAYLQAPLTTDHEAVVEAIQSLDFTSVPRGGSEISKALKLAMETFEKNPARNHGLILFSDGGEPDAQVREYAQQAAKKNILILTVGVGTEAGSLIPDPDPDRQGDYVRDRSGNVVKTTLQGAVLQEVATATRGRYLKLGSQPLAATVVRDLLSALQAQANEAKQLVKPIERFQWPLSMGVLFLMIAWFLRPSPARRQPALAFSLVLFGLFAESAPAAQQSPLWAALFNRTEVDPKAAEEAMKKGNHKQAAELFGKLLAEGSLPPDLRHRYAQALGYATHQLKDYDRAVGAFSQALESGEPQVQKQAHQGLAHSLYDQGDRSLAKQPKFTLKAWRDAVKHFDAILKMDPENKPVLENREFIKKRVVELQKKLDEEEEQKGDKGKKGDKKKGKKGQKGEEGEEGEEEEGDSGEEGDQDGEGKKDKDLSRKESLGKQKGEKKEVALPEGELKAAKEGDPKDKEKEALLAKEIEAAENEKDDATGFSRNEARSFLRSYADDQKRALILRPRDPAVNGKDW, encoded by the coding sequence ATGACTTTTGCCTCTCCAGATCTGCTCTACTACCTGCTCGGGCTGCCCGTGCTGGTGGCCTTGCGCCTCTGGTCAGGCTGGCGTGCCGGGCGGATCGTCGAAAAGATGACTGCCCCCCGCCTGCGTCCGCAGTTGCTGGTCGGAGTTTCCGCCGCCCGTGCTGGCATCATCTTCACCCTTCAGCTCCTGGCCCTCGCCTGCTTCATCTTCGCCATCGCCCAGCCTCGCTGGGGCGAGGACAAGGTCACCCAGATCGAGTCCGGGAGAAACATTATCATCGCTCTGGATACCTCCCGCTCCATGCTGGCGAATGACGTCACGCCTGATCGCATCACCCGCGCCAAGCTGGCCGCCCAGGATGTCCTCAATTCGTTAAAAACAGACCGCGTCGGCCTCATCGCCTTCTCGGGCAATGCCTACCTCCAGGCCCCCCTCACCACGGATCACGAGGCCGTCGTGGAGGCCATTCAGTCGCTCGACTTCACCTCCGTGCCCAGGGGCGGCAGCGAAATCTCCAAGGCCCTGAAACTGGCCATGGAAACCTTTGAAAAAAATCCCGCTCGCAATCACGGTCTCATCCTCTTCAGCGATGGTGGCGAGCCCGATGCCCAGGTGCGCGAATACGCCCAGCAGGCGGCCAAAAAGAACATCCTCATCCTCACCGTCGGCGTCGGCACGGAGGCTGGCTCGCTCATCCCTGATCCCGATCCTGACCGCCAGGGCGACTACGTGCGCGACCGCAGCGGCAATGTGGTGAAGACCACCCTCCAGGGAGCTGTGCTTCAGGAAGTGGCCACGGCCACCCGAGGCCGATATCTAAAGCTTGGCTCTCAGCCCCTGGCCGCTACGGTCGTGCGGGATCTCCTCTCCGCCCTCCAGGCCCAGGCTAATGAAGCCAAACAACTCGTCAAACCCATCGAACGTTTTCAGTGGCCGTTGTCTATGGGTGTATTGTTTCTTATGATCGCGTGGTTCCTCCGTCCTTCCCCCGCTCGGCGTCAGCCTGCGCTGGCCTTCTCCCTGGTTCTCTTCGGCCTCTTTGCCGAAAGCGCCCCCGCTGCTCAGCAGTCACCCCTGTGGGCCGCTCTGTTTAACCGCACCGAGGTCGACCCCAAAGCCGCCGAGGAAGCCATGAAAAAGGGCAACCACAAACAGGCTGCCGAACTCTTTGGCAAGTTGCTTGCGGAGGGCAGCCTCCCGCCCGACTTGCGTCATCGTTATGCTCAAGCCTTGGGTTATGCCACCCACCAGCTCAAGGACTATGATCGCGCTGTCGGCGCCTTCAGCCAGGCTTTGGAATCAGGCGAGCCCCAGGTGCAAAAGCAGGCCCACCAGGGCCTCGCTCACAGCCTTTATGATCAGGGGGATCGCTCACTCGCCAAGCAGCCCAAATTCACCCTCAAGGCCTGGCGCGATGCCGTGAAGCATTTTGATGCCATTCTGAAAATGGACCCCGAAAACAAGCCAGTCCTTGAGAACCGCGAGTTCATCAAAAAGCGCGTCGTCGAGCTGCAAAAGAAACTTGATGAGGAAGAGGAGCAAAAGGGCGACAAAGGTAAAAAAGGCGACAAGAAGAAAGGCAAAAAAGGCCAGAAGGGCGAGGAAGGGGAAGAGGGTGAGGAGGAAGAAGGCGACTCTGGCGAGGAAGGCGATCAGGACGGCGAAGGCAAGAAGGACAAGGACCTCAGCCGCAAGGAAAGCCTCGGCAAACAGAAGGGTGAAAAGAAAGAGGTGGCACTGCCTGAAGGTGAGCTGAAAGCGGCTAAAGAAGGTGACCCCAAAGATAAGGAAAAAGAAGCCCTGTTGGCCAAGGAGATCGAGGCTGCTGAAAACGAGAAGGACGATGCCACTGGCTTCAGCCGCAATGAGGCCCGCTCCTTCCTCCGCTCATATGCCGACGACCAAAAAAGAGCCCTGATCTTGCGCCCGCGTGATCCGGCAGTGAATGGCAAGGACTGGTAA
- a CDS encoding DUF1501 domain-containing protein has translation MTSPFNRRQFLKTTSSGFGYLAFAALAQQQALRASAPLAAKSPHFAPRAKHVIFLCMQGAPSHVDLLDYKPKLATDDGKAAPSIAGRYGQAKLMGSPWKFSQHGKSGLWVSELLPHLAKQADDLCVINSMATDLPAHPQAFTQLHTGTTQFVRPSLGSWALYGLGTQNENLPGFITINPPGNATRSYGSAFLPAIYQGTKIGGNAGPGGGALARRFGAGGADQASIANIKNNRYTTEAQRTQMDLVQSLNKARMAQDGGVSAEVEGVIESYELAFRMQAEVPKVLDLSQETTATKELYGIENETTATFGKQCLMARKLVEAGVRFIEITHGNWDQHFNLKAALERNCDAIDKPVAGLLQDLRQRGLLKDTLVIWGGEFGRTPHSQGEDGRDHNNKGFTMWMAGGGVKGGMNYGKTDEYGYEAVENKMHIHDWHATVLHLMGLDHEKLTYRYAGRDFRLTDVYGTVAKEILA, from the coding sequence ATGACCTCTCCTTTCAACCGTCGCCAGTTTTTGAAGACCACCTCCAGCGGTTTTGGTTACCTCGCCTTTGCCGCGTTGGCTCAGCAGCAAGCCCTTCGCGCCAGCGCCCCCTTGGCCGCCAAGAGCCCGCATTTTGCCCCGAGGGCCAAGCATGTGATCTTCCTCTGCATGCAGGGGGCTCCCTCGCATGTGGACCTTCTGGATTACAAACCCAAGCTGGCGACCGATGACGGCAAGGCCGCACCCTCGATTGCCGGACGTTACGGGCAGGCCAAGCTCATGGGCTCGCCCTGGAAATTTAGCCAGCATGGCAAGAGCGGCCTGTGGGTCTCTGAGCTGCTGCCGCATCTGGCCAAACAGGCCGATGACCTCTGTGTCATCAACTCCATGGCCACGGACCTTCCAGCCCACCCGCAGGCCTTCACCCAGTTGCACACAGGTACAACGCAATTTGTTAGGCCTTCGTTGGGCTCATGGGCCTTGTATGGCCTGGGCACGCAGAATGAGAATCTGCCGGGCTTCATCACCATCAATCCGCCGGGCAATGCCACCCGCAGCTACGGCAGTGCCTTTCTGCCCGCCATTTATCAGGGCACCAAGATCGGCGGCAATGCCGGCCCAGGCGGTGGTGCCTTGGCGCGCCGTTTCGGTGCCGGTGGCGCGGACCAGGCCTCCATCGCTAACATCAAAAACAACCGTTACACCACCGAGGCCCAGCGTACGCAGATGGATCTGGTGCAGTCGCTGAACAAGGCCCGCATGGCCCAGGATGGCGGCGTCAGCGCCGAGGTGGAAGGCGTCATCGAATCTTACGAACTCGCCTTCCGCATGCAGGCGGAGGTGCCCAAGGTGCTCGACCTCAGTCAGGAAACGACCGCCACTAAGGAGCTGTACGGCATCGAAAACGAAACCACGGCCACCTTTGGCAAGCAGTGCCTCATGGCACGCAAGCTGGTCGAAGCAGGAGTCCGTTTCATCGAAATCACCCATGGCAACTGGGATCAGCATTTCAATCTCAAGGCCGCCCTGGAGCGCAACTGCGACGCCATCGACAAACCCGTGGCCGGGCTGCTGCAGGACCTCCGCCAGCGTGGCCTGCTGAAGGACACCCTGGTCATCTGGGGTGGTGAATTTGGCCGCACCCCGCACAGCCAGGGCGAGGACGGCCGCGACCACAACAACAAGGGCTTCACCATGTGGATGGCCGGCGGCGGCGTGAAGGGCGGCATGAACTACGGCAAGACCGACGAGTACGGTTACGAAGCGGTCGAAAACAAAATGCACATCCACGACTGGCACGCCACCGTCCTGCACCTGATGGGCCTGGATCACGAAAAACTCACCTACCGCTATGCCGGTCGCGACTTCCGCCTCACCGATGTCTATGGCACTGTGGCCAAGGAAATCCTGGCCTAG
- a CDS encoding DUF58 domain-containing protein encodes MSATTPDNDEQLTRILKRVRRIELITRGMVKETLGGQYHSRFKGQGIEFDDFREYQAGDDVRFLDWNVTARMDEPFVRKYIEERELTVMLVVDVSGSGDYGSQEDSKRERAAEVAAVFAFSAVQNQDKVGLILVSDRVEHYLPARKGSAHALRILRDILTIQPKSRKTQLAPALDLALERVAHRALVVVVSDFLTTDTAWEASLRSVAAKHDVVAAQISDPREWQLPESGRICLEDPESGEQFIVNTSHPAVRQKYAQAISDRQAALTRVLRKNGVERIDVRMDDDYAPAMKAYFRARRRRKR; translated from the coding sequence ATGTCTGCCACCACTCCTGACAACGATGAACAGCTCACCCGCATCCTCAAGCGGGTGCGCCGCATTGAGCTGATCACCCGTGGCATGGTTAAGGAGACCCTCGGCGGCCAGTACCACTCGCGTTTCAAAGGGCAGGGGATCGAGTTCGATGACTTCCGCGAATACCAGGCCGGTGACGACGTCCGCTTCCTGGACTGGAACGTCACCGCCCGCATGGACGAGCCATTCGTCCGCAAATACATTGAGGAGCGCGAGCTCACCGTCATGCTCGTCGTGGATGTCAGCGGCTCCGGTGATTACGGCAGCCAGGAGGACAGCAAACGTGAACGCGCAGCGGAGGTCGCCGCCGTCTTCGCCTTCAGCGCCGTGCAAAATCAGGACAAGGTCGGCCTCATCCTCGTCTCAGACCGGGTGGAGCATTACCTGCCAGCCCGCAAAGGCAGCGCCCACGCCTTGCGCATCCTGCGTGACATTCTGACCATCCAGCCTAAAAGCCGGAAAACCCAGCTCGCACCGGCGCTGGACCTTGCCCTGGAGCGCGTGGCCCATCGCGCCCTCGTCGTGGTGGTCTCAGACTTTTTGACGACTGACACCGCCTGGGAAGCCAGCCTCCGCTCCGTGGCGGCCAAGCATGACGTCGTCGCCGCGCAGATCAGTGATCCCCGCGAATGGCAGTTGCCAGAGTCAGGCCGCATCTGCCTGGAAGATCCAGAATCCGGGGAGCAGTTCATCGTCAATACCTCCCATCCCGCCGTCCGCCAGAAGTACGCCCAGGCCATCAGCGACCGCCAGGCCGCACTGACCCGCGTGCTGCGCAAAAACGGGGTCGAGCGCATCGATGTGCGCATGGATGACGACTACGCACCCGCCATGAAGGCCTACTTCCGGGCCCGCAGAAGGAGGAAGCGCTGA
- a CDS encoding MoxR family ATPase, translated as MSEPVPSPAIPDASSIEKASTWVQPLRQEIGRVLVGQTALVDRLLVALLTNGHVLLEGVPGLAKTLAVRTLSSALHAQFKRIQFTPDLLPADVIGTMVYHPKEGTFTARLGPIFANLVLADEINRAPAKVQSALLEAMQERQVTIGENTYKLPDPFMVLATQNPIDQEGTYTLPEAQLDRFLFKVRVDYPTPAEERRVLDAMATSAPKLEVNQITKTEDIVASRTLVNAIYVDEKIRDYIVSIIQATRSPEAYAPHLKLLIRCGASPRGTINLALAAKAYAFLAGRNYVTPQDIKDLAPDILRHRILLSYEAEAEGVSSEDVIRQLLDKLPVP; from the coding sequence ATGTCTGAACCCGTCCCCTCGCCCGCCATCCCAGATGCCAGTTCCATCGAGAAAGCCTCCACATGGGTGCAGCCCCTCCGCCAGGAGATCGGGCGGGTGCTCGTCGGCCAGACGGCCTTGGTGGACCGCCTCCTGGTCGCCCTGCTGACCAACGGCCACGTCCTTCTGGAAGGCGTCCCCGGCCTGGCCAAGACCCTCGCCGTGCGCACCCTTTCCAGCGCCCTCCACGCCCAGTTCAAGCGCATCCAGTTCACGCCCGATCTCCTCCCTGCCGATGTCATCGGCACCATGGTCTATCACCCGAAGGAAGGCACCTTCACCGCCCGCCTGGGGCCCATTTTTGCCAACCTCGTCCTGGCGGATGAAATCAACCGTGCCCCCGCCAAGGTACAGAGCGCCCTCCTGGAGGCCATGCAGGAGCGTCAGGTGACCATCGGCGAAAACACCTACAAGCTGCCAGATCCCTTCATGGTGCTGGCCACGCAAAACCCCATCGACCAGGAAGGCACCTACACCCTCCCCGAGGCCCAGCTCGACCGCTTCCTGTTCAAGGTTCGCGTGGACTACCCCACTCCGGCGGAGGAGCGTCGCGTGCTCGATGCCATGGCCACCAGCGCGCCAAAGCTGGAAGTGAACCAGATCACCAAGACTGAAGACATCGTGGCCAGCCGCACACTGGTGAATGCGATCTACGTGGATGAAAAGATCCGCGATTACATCGTCTCCATCATCCAGGCCACCCGCTCGCCGGAGGCCTACGCCCCGCACCTGAAGCTGCTCATCCGCTGCGGCGCCTCCCCCCGTGGCACCATCAATCTCGCCCTCGCAGCCAAGGCCTATGCCTTCCTCGCCGGGCGCAACTACGTCACCCCTCAGGACATCAAAGACTTGGCCCCTGACATCCTACGCCATCGCATCCTCCTTTCCTATGAGGCCGAGGCCGAAGGCGTCAGCAGTGAGGATGTCATCCGGCAGCTCCTCGACAAGCTGCCCGTGCCGTGA
- a CDS encoding VWA domain-containing protein, translated as MNIPFLTDIILGRWEWLLALLLLPLMMWWRGRIGKAPAVAFPTAFILRDLGFKAKSTSGGLTFGLVLLSLAAAIIALARPQKVTSHEEDNTEGIAICLTVDVSLSMLIEDFYIGGSPVNRLTAAKRVMRDFIRGRKSDRVGIVAFAGAPYQPCPLTLDHEWLESNLDRVQTGVMEDGTAIGSGLAAASRRLDKETVPSKVIILLTDGANNSGKLSPLDAAKLAATLNQKIYTIAIGTPGVHRIPLPDGRVITSGRQEFDEGTLQEVARIGSGSFYMAQDLTALKGIFETIDALEKTEIKRRSISETEELFFYPAALAAVLLALALLLRLTLLNAAPVAVAT; from the coding sequence ATGAACATTCCTTTTCTGACTGACATCATCCTGGGCCGGTGGGAGTGGCTTCTGGCCCTGCTCCTCCTGCCTCTCATGATGTGGTGGCGCGGTCGCATTGGCAAAGCGCCCGCCGTGGCCTTCCCCACCGCCTTCATCCTGCGGGACCTCGGTTTCAAGGCCAAGTCCACTTCCGGCGGCCTCACCTTTGGCTTGGTCCTTCTCAGCCTCGCTGCCGCTATCATCGCCCTGGCCCGGCCCCAGAAGGTCACTTCCCATGAGGAGGACAATACCGAAGGCATCGCCATCTGCCTCACCGTGGACGTATCCCTTTCCATGCTGATCGAGGACTTTTACATCGGCGGCTCACCTGTGAATCGCCTCACGGCAGCCAAGCGCGTGATGCGGGATTTCATCCGGGGCCGCAAGAGCGACCGCGTCGGCATCGTCGCCTTTGCCGGGGCCCCCTATCAGCCCTGCCCGCTGACCCTAGATCACGAATGGCTCGAATCGAATCTCGACCGCGTCCAGACTGGCGTCATGGAAGACGGCACGGCCATCGGCTCCGGCCTCGCTGCCGCCTCCCGCCGTCTGGACAAGGAGACCGTGCCCAGCAAGGTCATCATCCTTCTCACCGATGGGGCAAACAACAGTGGCAAGCTCAGCCCTCTCGATGCTGCCAAGCTCGCCGCCACGCTGAACCAGAAGATCTACACCATCGCCATCGGCACCCCCGGCGTTCACCGCATTCCGCTTCCCGATGGCCGCGTCATCACCAGCGGCCGGCAGGAGTTTGATGAAGGCACCCTTCAGGAAGTCGCCCGCATAGGCAGCGGCAGCTTTTACATGGCCCAGGATCTCACCGCCCTGAAAGGCATCTTTGAAACCATCGATGCGCTTGAAAAGACCGAGATCAAACGCCGCAGCATCTCTGAAACGGAAGAGCTGTTTTTCTATCCTGCTGCCCTCGCCGCCGTCCTCCTCGCCTTGGCCCTGCTCCTGCGCCTCACCCTCCTGAATGCCGCCCCCGTCGCGGTGGCCACCTGA
- a CDS encoding RNA polymerase sigma factor produces the protein MEFEHLVQEHYQGLYRFALSLAQREADAADLTQQTFLRWATRGFQLRDRSKAKTWLFTTLYREFLTGSRRAVRFPHVELSDAEPELPAVQDRTMEEMDGQSALDALGQLDETYRAPLTLFYLQQHSYQEIAEILNVPIGTVMSRLSRGKAQLRQKLTSVREDTDSPASPKVIPFAEPPRANRHG, from the coding sequence ATGGAGTTCGAACACCTCGTTCAAGAGCACTACCAGGGGCTTTATCGCTTCGCGCTGAGCCTTGCCCAGCGGGAGGCAGACGCAGCAGACCTCACCCAGCAGACCTTTCTTCGCTGGGCCACTCGGGGCTTCCAGCTCCGGGACCGCAGCAAGGCCAAGACTTGGCTCTTCACCACCCTCTATCGCGAATTTCTCACCGGCAGCCGTCGCGCCGTTCGTTTTCCCCATGTGGAACTCTCCGATGCGGAACCTGAACTACCTGCCGTGCAGGATCGGACGATGGAGGAGATGGATGGCCAGTCCGCCCTGGATGCCCTCGGTCAGTTGGATGAAACTTATCGCGCTCCGCTCACCCTGTTTTATCTTCAGCAGCACAGCTACCAAGAAATCGCCGAAATCCTGAATGTCCCCATCGGCACCGTCATGTCCCGCCTTTCTCGCGGGAAAGCCCAGCTCCGCCAGAAACTCACCTCCGTCCGCGAAGACACCGATTCCCCCGCCTCACCCAAAGTGATTCCTTTTGCTGAACCCCCACGTGCTAACCGCCATGGATGA
- a CDS encoding DUF4381 family protein, which translates to MTRFLLAQAPAAPPPQPLPHPDLPEVFLPPVPPPLWIYVVALVALVALLSLVLWLLLRPRQPGLPEPKRPWKNAMQALKTLSSKARSLPPSEVSAQVSEILRLYFMARYRIPAPFRTTQEIFQESGTPLQQRVHKYAALASLWDQLSFAPVPASEEESMELLAKAITALEEDGPAQPAEPQLPSRSE; encoded by the coding sequence ATGACACGCTTTTTGTTAGCCCAGGCCCCCGCCGCCCCGCCGCCCCAGCCGCTTCCCCATCCGGATCTGCCGGAGGTCTTTCTGCCGCCCGTGCCCCCGCCACTCTGGATCTATGTCGTGGCCCTGGTCGCGCTTGTCGCTTTGCTATCCCTGGTTCTCTGGCTTCTTCTACGTCCCCGCCAGCCCGGATTGCCAGAGCCTAAACGGCCTTGGAAAAACGCCATGCAGGCCCTCAAGACCCTGTCTTCCAAGGCCCGCAGCCTGCCCCCCTCCGAGGTCAGCGCCCAGGTCTCCGAAATCCTGCGCCTTTACTTCATGGCGCGTTACCGCATCCCCGCACCCTTCCGCACCACCCAGGAGATCTTCCAGGAAAGCGGCACTCCGCTCCAGCAGCGCGTGCATAAATACGCAGCCCTAGCCTCCCTGTGGGATCAGCTTTCCTTTGCCCCCGTCCCTGCCTCTGAGGAGGAGTCCATGGAATTGCTGGCCAAGGCCATCACCGCCCTTGAGGAAGATGGGCCCGCCCAGCCCGCTGAACCGCAGCTACCATCCCGGTCTGAATGA